CGCCAGAATCGTGCCGCGTGCAATGTCGTCGACATACGTGAAATCACGCGATTGAGTCCCGTCGCCGTAAATAATCACCGGCTCTTCCTGGTCGATCCAGTAGATGAATCTGAAGATACTCATATCGGGTCTACCTGCTGGTCCATAGACCGTAAAGTACCGGACAATCGTAATGTCCAGGTCATATAACCGATGATAAGTATAACAGGTCACCTCAGCACCCTTTTTTGAAGCGGCATAAGGTGAAATCGGCTCATTCACCGGCAGGGTCTCTTTAAACGGCATCTTTTGACCGGCATAGAGCGAAGAGGTCGATGCAAGGATGAACTTCTTTATTCCATAAACACGGCATAATTCCAGAAGATTTAGCGTACCCAGCACGTTTGTGGTGTAATATACAAAAGGGTTTTCCATAGAATAACGCACTCCGGCACGGGCGGCGAGATTGATGACGGCGAAGAACGGAGCAGAAGACAAAGAAGAAGGAGTTTTTCGAGTTGAATATTGCTGAAAGAGTCTTTCTAAGACATCGCGGTTCTCAATATCGAGTTTGTGGAATTCAAAGTTCGGATGCCTTTTCAACTGCTCGAGCCGCCATTCTTTGAGCCGCACGTCGTAGTAGTCGTTCATGTTGTCAATGCCGACAACAGAAATAGTCGCTGAGTCATCGGTCATTATGTCATTGGGGATTAGTTCTGGTTTGGCGAGGAGGAATTCACATACTTTCCAGCCGATGAACCCGGCTGCACCGGTTACGAGGATATTAAGTTTTTTATCCATACTATTTCAATTATAGTAATAAATGACAGTATGTCAATCTATCAAAAGGCTTTATTTAATCACCACCACCCGACTGGTCCTGTCGCCGACGACGACGTGATAAACACCCGCACTCAAGGGACGGTAAATCAACTCCGCCGCCTCTGTTTCAAA
This genomic window from candidate division WOR-3 bacterium contains:
- a CDS encoding NAD-dependent epimerase/dehydratase family protein, which produces MDKKLNILVTGAAGFIGWKVCEFLLAKPELIPNDIMTDDSATISVVGIDNMNDYYDVRLKEWRLEQLKRHPNFEFHKLDIENRDVLERLFQQYSTRKTPSSLSSAPFFAVINLAARAGVRYSMENPFVYYTTNVLGTLNLLELCRVYGIKKFILASTSSLYAGQKMPFKETLPVNEPISPYAASKKGAEVTCYTYHRLYDLDITIVRYFTVYGPAGRPDMSIFRFIYWIDQEEPVIIYGDGTQSRDFTYVDDIARGTILALRPLGFEIINLGGDQPHKLIDVLHNIEGLLGKKAKIEHQPFHPADMLATWADVTRAKELLNWRPQIDIGRGIESAVDWYQKNRSWAKRIKI